From one Prosthecobacter vanneervenii genomic stretch:
- a CDS encoding transglutaminase-like domain-containing protein, whose product MPAVDHLSHLIKLLDDDSEVVRHAVRQELNGMRRELPECIERLETPLSHEEERLVAQLLEPARRTELEETWMRWRWMDGPDAQLEEGLSQLSAFINGWRTQSSDLAKRLDTLAETAFAEKGRMDAHELAQWLFASHNGVTRFRGNSKDYYSPSNSNLFWVLDTGLGNPISLCCLYRLLGQRFGLEIEGCNFPGHFLSRVRYRDNTWLVDCFNRGRFMLAADVAKHHPAANPGMEDLIHEPATAEATLLRILRNLDEAYERIGLLQERQFMRRLAVKLMED is encoded by the coding sequence CTGGACGACGATTCCGAAGTCGTGCGGCACGCAGTGCGTCAGGAGCTCAACGGCATGCGCCGCGAGCTCCCAGAATGCATCGAGCGGCTTGAAACACCCCTCTCGCACGAAGAAGAACGGCTCGTCGCCCAGCTGCTCGAACCTGCACGACGTACCGAACTCGAAGAAACCTGGATGCGCTGGCGCTGGATGGACGGCCCCGACGCCCAGCTCGAAGAAGGCCTCAGCCAGCTCTCCGCCTTCATCAACGGCTGGCGCACCCAGTCCTCCGACCTTGCCAAGCGCCTCGACACCCTCGCCGAGACCGCCTTCGCTGAAAAAGGTCGCATGGACGCGCACGAACTTGCACAGTGGCTCTTCGCCTCCCACAACGGCGTCACCCGCTTCCGCGGCAACAGCAAAGACTACTACTCCCCCTCCAACAGCAACCTCTTCTGGGTCCTCGACACCGGCCTCGGCAATCCCATCAGCCTCTGCTGCCTCTACCGCCTTCTGGGTCAACGCTTTGGCCTCGAAATCGAAGGCTGCAACTTCCCCGGCCACTTCCTCTCCCGCGTCCGCTACCGTGACAACACCTGGCTCGTCGACTGCTTCAATCGCGGCCGTTTCATGCTCGCAGCAGACGTCGCCAAGCACCACCCTGCCGCAAATCCCGGCATGGAAGACCTCATTCACGAACCCGCCACCGCCGAGGCCACCCTCCTCCGCATCCTGCGGAATCTCGACGAAGCCTACGAACGCATCGGCCTCCTGCAGGAGCGCCAGTTCATGCGCCGCCTCGCCGTGAAGCTCATGGAAGACTGA
- the mtnP gene encoding S-methyl-5'-thioadenosine phosphorylase has product MSENLPPAIGIIGGSGLYDLEGFENREEISVETPFGPPSDVLVTGKLAGRRVYFLPRHARGHRILPTELNHRANIWALRSLNVRWIIAVTAVGSLQEKYHPRDIVLPDQFFDRTSRRDQHTFFGKGIVAHVAFGDPISDGLRGLLHEACVAQGRKVHNGGTYVCMDGPAFSTRAESNAHRQLGFDIIGMTNLPEAKLAREAEIALATLAMVTDYDCWKVEEEAVTAESVIGHLHANVAASKAILAQVIPSIPTEPNWPEHRSLDTALMTARDLWPEQTVENLRPILQRFL; this is encoded by the coding sequence ATGAGTGAAAATCTCCCCCCAGCCATCGGTATCATCGGCGGTTCCGGCCTGTACGACCTCGAAGGGTTTGAAAACCGGGAGGAGATCAGCGTGGAGACGCCGTTTGGGCCGCCTTCGGACGTGCTGGTGACGGGGAAGCTGGCGGGGCGGAGGGTGTATTTCCTGCCACGTCATGCCAGGGGGCACCGGATTTTGCCGACGGAGCTTAACCATCGCGCGAATATCTGGGCGCTGCGCAGCCTGAATGTGCGTTGGATCATCGCCGTGACGGCGGTGGGCAGTCTGCAGGAAAAATATCATCCGCGCGACATCGTGCTGCCGGACCAGTTTTTTGACCGCACGAGCCGGCGGGATCAGCACACTTTCTTCGGAAAGGGAATCGTGGCGCATGTGGCGTTCGGAGACCCCATTTCGGATGGTCTGAGAGGGCTGCTGCATGAAGCCTGTGTGGCACAGGGACGCAAAGTGCATAACGGAGGCACCTACGTCTGCATGGACGGCCCGGCTTTTTCGACGCGGGCGGAATCTAATGCGCACCGGCAGCTGGGTTTTGACATTATCGGCATGACGAATCTGCCGGAGGCTAAACTGGCACGGGAGGCCGAAATCGCTCTGGCGACGCTGGCGATGGTGACGGACTACGATTGCTGGAAGGTGGAGGAAGAGGCGGTGACGGCAGAATCTGTCATCGGGCACCTGCATGCGAATGTGGCGGCATCCAAGGCCATTCTGGCGCAGGTGATTCCGAGCATCCCCACGGAGCCGAACTGGCCTGAGCACCGCTCTCTGGACACGGCGCTGATGACGGCGCGTGACCTGTGGCCGGAGCAGACGGTGGAGAATTTGAGGCCGATTTTGCAGCGGTTTTTGTGA
- a CDS encoding DUF903 domain-containing protein produces MPDMFASNTPHRIKLKDGREVPCEGAPQYQEKTGYYRYRTPDKRDAVIRADDVVKIVEKRA; encoded by the coding sequence ATGCCTGACATGTTTGCGTCCAACACGCCGCACAGGATCAAGCTCAAGGACGGCCGCGAAGTGCCTTGCGAGGGCGCGCCCCAGTACCAGGAAAAGACCGGCTACTACCGCTACCGCACCCCTGACAAGAGGGATGCCGTGATCCGTGCCGACGATGTGGTGAAGATCGTGGAAAAGCGCGCCTGA
- a CDS encoding Maf family protein, protein MRPLVLASASPRRVDLLRHAGFQFEIVLPQVEEAHDASLTPEQLTLENARRKALDVSRLRPDALVIGADTLVYVDGLPLGKPADMDEALRMVRRLSGRTHEVCTGVAFASGGAIAQELHVITHVTFKPLTNDLIRAYHALVNPLDKAGAYGIQEQTDMLLERMVGSFTNVIGLPVDEVSTALLKLLSRPPGTQAG, encoded by the coding sequence ATGCGTCCACTGGTGCTCGCGTCCGCCTCTCCGCGCCGGGTGGACCTCCTCCGCCATGCGGGGTTCCAATTTGAGATCGTCCTCCCCCAGGTGGAGGAAGCCCACGACGCCTCCCTCACCCCTGAGCAGCTGACGCTGGAAAACGCCCGCCGCAAAGCCCTGGACGTCAGCCGCCTGCGTCCCGACGCACTCGTCATCGGCGCCGACACCCTGGTTTATGTGGACGGCCTGCCTCTGGGCAAACCCGCCGACATGGACGAAGCCCTGCGCATGGTGCGCCGCCTTTCCGGACGCACGCACGAGGTCTGCACCGGCGTCGCTTTCGCCAGTGGTGGCGCTATAGCGCAGGAACTGCACGTCATCACCCACGTGACCTTCAAGCCGCTGACCAATGACCTCATCCGCGCCTACCACGCCTTGGTGAACCCGCTGGACAAAGCCGGAGCCTACGGCATCCAGGAGCAAACCGACATGCTCCTCGAACGCATGGTCGGCTCCTTCACCAACGTCATCGGCCTGCCCGTGGACGAAGTCAGCACGGCGTTGCTCAAACTGCTAAGCCGTCCACCGGGAACACAGGCGGGCTAG
- a CDS encoding U32 family peptidase, protein MPRFNARLRADNFTEEDLPELMKFLHEHGVKGYVAFNTLIFTRELPDAEKQLRYLEECSVDAVIVQDLGLARMVKELASGLRLHASTQMTITSPEGLDFAKKLNIDQAVLARELSLRELERFKTAQVPLEVFVHGALCVAYSGQCLTSESLGRRSANRGECAQACRMPYEMIVDGEPRDLEDKRYLLSPQDLAAVDEIPRLIALGIKSFKIEGRLKTPEYVAAVTQVYRKAIDRALANQPAPASAEDRYALEMTFSRGLYTGWMHGVNHQELVGAYYGKKRGPYVGQITRILGPDTLELDELNIGIKPGDGVVFENLADTNQEQGGSVYEIRGRVLSFRHGHLRMENLPPGTRVFKTSDPALNRALRQSFEGDIPIRKQRRLDLHVTGKVGEPLRVQSGSAEVASSMPLQAAMKRPLTPAAFIEQFSRLGGTEFELGEVQFDVAGEVMLPISELNRMRRDLIAAWSGDDSSPKNIAKSTVTLESLMPSRGKGDESSPLHLHALCRTQAHVDAALVLGVPRLYLDFEDIRLYADMVRQIKERSDTAQVWLATPRIQKSGEAGFFKLIQRAEPHGVLIRNLGAMSFFQDAGIPMTGDFSLNVANPLTAEILKNAGLERLTISYDLNIEQVVDLLASAPPSWFELTLHQHMPMFHMEHCAFAAFLSNGTDFTNCGRPCDRHRVHLRDRVGMMHPLKADVGCRNTLFNAVAQTGAQFFDELREHGLRCFRVELLEENADEAMIVLRTYQELLAGQRDGEEIWRDLKAHSQLGVTRGTWAELV, encoded by the coding sequence ATGCCGCGGTTCAATGCGCGTTTGCGCGCCGACAACTTCACTGAGGAAGATCTGCCGGAATTGATGAAGTTCCTGCATGAGCATGGAGTGAAGGGCTACGTCGCCTTCAACACGCTCATCTTCACCCGTGAGCTGCCAGACGCTGAAAAGCAGCTCCGTTATCTCGAAGAATGCAGTGTGGATGCCGTCATTGTTCAGGACCTTGGCCTCGCACGCATGGTGAAGGAGCTTGCATCTGGACTGCGGCTGCATGCCAGCACACAGATGACCATCACCTCCCCGGAGGGGCTGGATTTCGCCAAGAAGCTGAACATCGATCAGGCAGTTCTGGCACGTGAGCTTTCCCTGCGGGAACTGGAGCGTTTCAAGACCGCGCAGGTGCCGCTGGAAGTCTTTGTACATGGCGCCCTTTGCGTGGCCTATTCGGGCCAGTGCCTCACCAGCGAATCCCTGGGACGCCGCAGCGCCAACCGTGGCGAGTGCGCGCAGGCCTGCCGCATGCCATATGAGATGATCGTGGATGGCGAGCCGCGCGACCTTGAGGACAAGCGCTACCTGCTCTCGCCGCAGGATCTAGCAGCGGTGGATGAGATTCCGCGCCTCATCGCGCTGGGCATCAAAAGCTTCAAGATCGAAGGTCGCCTCAAGACGCCGGAATATGTGGCGGCAGTGACGCAGGTGTATCGCAAGGCCATTGACCGCGCCCTGGCGAACCAGCCTGCACCTGCGAGCGCCGAGGACCGATATGCGCTGGAGATGACCTTTTCCCGCGGCCTCTACACCGGATGGATGCATGGTGTGAACCATCAGGAGCTGGTAGGAGCCTATTACGGCAAGAAACGCGGCCCGTATGTCGGGCAGATCACGCGCATCCTGGGGCCGGACACGCTGGAGCTGGATGAACTCAACATCGGAATCAAGCCAGGCGATGGCGTGGTGTTTGAAAACCTCGCCGACACCAATCAGGAACAGGGCGGCAGTGTGTATGAGATTCGTGGTCGGGTGCTCAGCTTCCGCCACGGCCACCTGCGCATGGAGAATTTGCCGCCGGGCACCCGCGTCTTCAAAACGAGCGATCCTGCACTCAATCGCGCCCTGCGTCAGTCCTTTGAAGGAGACATCCCCATCCGCAAGCAGCGCAGGCTGGATCTTCACGTTACCGGCAAAGTCGGAGAACCTCTGCGTGTGCAATCCGGCAGCGCTGAGGTCGCCTCCAGCATGCCGCTACAGGCTGCGATGAAGCGTCCGCTGACACCGGCGGCCTTCATCGAGCAGTTCAGCCGCCTGGGCGGCACCGAGTTTGAGCTGGGCGAAGTGCAGTTCGATGTCGCAGGCGAGGTCATGCTGCCGATCAGCGAATTGAATCGCATGCGGCGTGACTTGATTGCCGCATGGAGTGGCGACGATTCGTCGCCAAAAAACATCGCCAAGAGCACGGTGACCCTGGAGTCATTGATGCCTTCACGCGGTAAGGGCGACGAATCGTCGCCGCTTCATTTGCATGCACTGTGCCGCACGCAGGCGCATGTGGATGCCGCGCTGGTGCTCGGCGTGCCACGACTCTACCTCGACTTTGAAGATATCCGTCTGTATGCGGATATGGTTCGGCAGATCAAGGAACGCAGCGACACCGCCCAAGTCTGGCTGGCCACGCCACGCATCCAGAAGTCCGGCGAGGCTGGCTTCTTCAAGCTCATTCAGCGTGCGGAGCCACATGGCGTGCTCATTCGCAATCTGGGTGCAATGTCCTTCTTCCAGGATGCAGGCATTCCGATGACAGGGGATTTTTCTCTCAACGTCGCCAATCCGCTCACCGCCGAGATTCTGAAAAATGCCGGCCTGGAACGCCTCACCATCAGCTACGATCTCAATATCGAGCAGGTGGTGGACCTCCTCGCCTCAGCGCCGCCTTCATGGTTTGAGCTGACGCTGCACCAGCACATGCCCATGTTTCACATGGAGCACTGCGCCTTCGCCGCCTTCCTCAGCAATGGCACCGATTTCACCAACTGCGGGCGCCCCTGCGACAGGCACCGTGTGCACCTGCGCGACCGCGTGGGCATGATGCACCCGCTCAAGGCCGACGTGGGCTGCCGCAACACGCTTTTCAACGCCGTGGCGCAAACTGGCGCGCAGTTCTTCGATGAACTCCGTGAGCACGGCCTGCGCTGCTTCCGTGTGGAACTGCTCGAAGAAAACGCCGACGAGGCCATGATCGTCCTGCGCACCTACCAGGAGCTCCTGGCCGGCCAGCGCGATGGCGAGGAAATCTGGCGCGACCTCAAAGCCCACAGCCAGCTCGGCGTCACCCGCGGCACCTGGGCGGAGCTGGTATGA
- a CDS encoding molybdopterin-dependent oxidoreductase, producing the protein MPAPAEAPAPAAAPPPVDLVNVQIDGVWHKFPKGTRMIEACKQAKKEVPHYCYHPKLSSPGNCRMCLVEMGMPPRPAPGTEPEKDEHGMPKIGWMPRPVIACANTVAEGMGIRTESLLTQECRKGVMEFLLINHPLDCPICDQAGECRLQEFSVEHGKGESRFREDKVKKPKNVDIGPRVRLDDERCIMCSRCIRFTAEIADEPVLGFTERGSFTTLAVHPGKRLEHNYSLNTVDICPVGALTSNDFRFQQRVWFLTETNSVCTGCARGCNMEIGARGDTIYRQTPRENNAVNSTWMCDSGRLDFHFVNSEFRLTDPMVKSGGKHQIANWKTALSNIATALAGKKGDEIAIIASARMTNEELFFVKHLAALLGTTNVDVIPRTGGADNYLRADDLNPNTNGAKLILGIEPGAKLAEITELMGRGRLRAVLALGENLLKVGFAQRDLEKVPFIASLHILANASAELSDVVLPGTAYAEKRGSMINATGRLQRLNKAVKAPGNAHDTWEILRDLIVACGGSNGIHTIEDVFKRLSAEVPALNGLTFSKIGDLGVPVLETSEKIPLLDREKERKAKGIIVG; encoded by the coding sequence ATGCCTGCCCCCGCCGAAGCCCCCGCCCCTGCAGCCGCTCCTCCTCCGGTCGATCTCGTGAATGTCCAGATCGACGGCGTTTGGCACAAGTTCCCCAAAGGCACTCGCATGATCGAGGCCTGCAAGCAGGCCAAGAAGGAAGTCCCCCACTACTGCTACCACCCCAAGCTCTCCTCCCCCGGCAACTGCCGCATGTGCCTCGTGGAGATGGGCATGCCCCCGCGCCCCGCTCCCGGCACTGAGCCCGAGAAGGACGAGCATGGCATGCCCAAGATCGGCTGGATGCCCCGTCCCGTCATCGCTTGCGCAAACACCGTCGCTGAAGGCATGGGCATCCGCACCGAGTCCCTCCTCACCCAGGAGTGCCGCAAGGGCGTGATGGAGTTCCTTCTCATCAATCACCCCCTCGACTGTCCCATCTGCGATCAGGCTGGCGAGTGCCGTCTGCAGGAGTTCAGCGTCGAGCACGGCAAGGGCGAAAGCCGCTTCCGCGAAGACAAGGTCAAAAAGCCGAAGAATGTGGACATCGGCCCCCGCGTGCGCCTCGATGACGAGCGCTGCATCATGTGCAGCCGCTGCATCCGCTTCACCGCCGAGATCGCTGACGAGCCCGTGCTCGGCTTCACCGAGCGCGGCAGCTTCACCACTCTCGCCGTCCACCCCGGCAAGCGCCTGGAGCACAACTACTCCCTCAACACCGTGGACATCTGCCCCGTGGGTGCCCTCACCTCCAACGACTTCCGCTTCCAGCAGCGTGTCTGGTTCCTCACGGAAACCAACAGCGTCTGCACCGGCTGCGCTCGTGGCTGCAATATGGAGATCGGCGCACGCGGAGACACCATCTACCGCCAGACCCCGCGCGAGAACAACGCCGTCAACTCCACCTGGATGTGCGACAGCGGCCGTCTCGACTTCCACTTTGTGAACAGCGAGTTTCGCCTCACCGATCCGATGGTGAAATCCGGCGGCAAGCACCAGATCGCTAACTGGAAGACCGCGCTTTCCAACATCGCCACCGCCCTCGCAGGCAAGAAGGGCGATGAGATCGCCATCATCGCCAGCGCCCGCATGACGAACGAAGAACTCTTCTTCGTGAAGCACCTCGCCGCACTGCTCGGCACCACCAACGTGGACGTCATCCCCCGCACCGGCGGTGCAGACAACTACCTCCGCGCCGACGACCTCAATCCGAACACCAACGGTGCCAAGCTCATCCTCGGCATCGAGCCCGGAGCCAAGCTGGCCGAGATCACCGAACTCATGGGCCGCGGCCGCCTGCGTGCGGTGCTCGCTCTTGGCGAAAACTTGCTGAAGGTGGGCTTCGCCCAGCGCGACCTCGAAAAGGTCCCCTTCATCGCCTCACTGCACATCCTGGCCAACGCCAGCGCTGAACTCAGCGATGTCGTCCTCCCCGGTACCGCCTACGCTGAAAAGCGCGGCAGCATGATCAACGCCACCGGCCGCCTCCAGCGCCTGAACAAGGCCGTCAAGGCTCCCGGCAACGCCCACGACACTTGGGAAATCCTTCGCGACCTCATCGTCGCCTGCGGCGGCTCCAACGGCATCCACACCATTGAGGATGTCTTCAAGCGCCTCAGCGCCGAAGTCCCCGCCCTCAACGGCCTCACCTTCTCCAAGATCGGCGACCTCGGCGTCCCTGTCCTCGAAACCTCCGAGAAGATCCCTCTGCTGGACCGCGAGAAAGAGCGCAAGGCCAAGGGGATCATCGTTGGTTGA
- a CDS encoding diacylglycerol/lipid kinase family protein, translating into MNAPFMPIPVILNPAARSTKAAAVEHALRRLSPEPELHLTKGPADATAIAESLAENHELVVAAGGDGTMNEVLQGICRANARRKPGEKHTALGVLPLGTMNVFSVELKLPGRDIEGCWREITSGQRREVDLWMANDMYFAQLAGVGLDAQIVQETSWEAKKKFGPLSYVMSAVNVLMRTPPTLSVHIDGKAPLLGTVVLVGNGRHYGGPFPLFRDASNTDGLMDLLIFRGLGGMEFIQLLRGMLLDGYRECEYLDYIQTREFTVTTDHAEAPVELDGELADLNAPVVFRPAPFHLSVSVG; encoded by the coding sequence ATGAATGCGCCCTTCATGCCCATACCGGTCATTCTGAACCCCGCCGCCCGCAGCACGAAGGCCGCCGCCGTCGAACATGCCCTGCGCAGGCTTTCCCCCGAACCTGAGCTGCACCTGACGAAAGGTCCGGCGGATGCGACGGCGATCGCTGAATCCCTGGCGGAAAATCATGAGCTGGTGGTGGCTGCCGGAGGCGATGGCACGATGAACGAGGTGCTGCAGGGCATCTGCCGGGCCAATGCCCGCCGCAAACCCGGCGAAAAGCACACGGCGCTGGGAGTACTGCCGCTAGGGACGATGAATGTCTTTTCCGTGGAGCTGAAGCTGCCGGGCCGGGACATCGAGGGCTGCTGGCGGGAGATCACGAGCGGCCAGCGCCGCGAAGTGGACCTGTGGATGGCGAATGACATGTACTTTGCCCAGCTGGCGGGTGTGGGGCTGGATGCGCAGATCGTGCAGGAGACGTCCTGGGAGGCAAAAAAGAAATTTGGCCCGCTGAGCTATGTGATGAGCGCGGTGAACGTGCTGATGCGGACGCCGCCGACGCTGAGCGTTCACATCGACGGCAAGGCCCCGCTGCTGGGCACGGTGGTGCTGGTGGGCAATGGCAGGCACTATGGCGGCCCCTTCCCGCTCTTCCGCGACGCGTCAAACACCGACGGGCTGATGGACCTGCTGATCTTTCGCGGGCTGGGAGGGATGGAATTCATCCAACTGCTGCGCGGCATGCTGCTGGATGGCTACCGGGAGTGCGAGTATCTGGACTACATCCAGACGCGCGAGTTTACCGTGACGACGGACCACGCCGAGGCCCCCGTGGAGCTGGACGGCGAGCTGGCGGACCTGAACGCCCCCGTGGTCTTTCGCCCTGCCCCGTTTCACCTGAGCGTGAGCGTGGGCTGA
- a CDS encoding pseudouridine synthase, translated as MRLNRYLSQCGVASRRGAEEIILGGRVSINGHIVTELATQVQPEDKVVVDGSPVRTETPVVLVLNKPKGYLCSRGDKHERMTIYDLLPLKYQNLHHVGRLDKESEGLILLTNRGDLSHRIIHPSQGAEKEYEVVVDQPLNVDVMAKLVKGMMTEEGFARAERAWMDTEYRAHIVLKMGLKRQIRMMLYYLGYEVERLVRVRIGWLKLHGLAKGSYKELTPTEVERFFKQEAAKPRLERKPAGDEGDDEAPRRPASRGRESAPREQRAKKKSGPPGRFSAEEKPSRFKPKSKTFSPRSRSGETGQGERPRGRSGPPARRPAPRGPRRGPSSR; from the coding sequence GTGCGTCTTAACCGATATCTGAGCCAGTGTGGCGTCGCCTCACGACGTGGGGCGGAGGAAATCATCCTCGGCGGTCGTGTGTCCATCAACGGGCACATTGTGACCGAGCTCGCCACCCAGGTGCAGCCCGAAGACAAAGTCGTCGTCGATGGCTCACCCGTGCGGACGGAAACTCCCGTCGTGCTCGTTTTGAACAAGCCAAAAGGCTACCTCTGCTCTCGTGGAGACAAACACGAGCGCATGACCATTTACGACCTGCTGCCGCTGAAGTATCAGAACCTCCACCACGTTGGGCGTCTGGACAAAGAAAGCGAAGGTCTCATTCTCCTCACCAATCGCGGAGATCTCTCTCATCGGATCATCCACCCCAGCCAGGGTGCCGAAAAGGAATACGAGGTGGTCGTGGACCAGCCGCTGAACGTGGATGTCATGGCCAAGCTGGTCAAAGGCATGATGACCGAAGAGGGCTTTGCCCGTGCCGAGCGCGCCTGGATGGACACCGAATACCGCGCGCACATCGTCCTCAAGATGGGCCTCAAGCGCCAGATTCGCATGATGCTCTATTACCTCGGTTACGAGGTCGAGCGCCTCGTCCGCGTCCGCATCGGCTGGCTCAAACTGCACGGTCTCGCCAAAGGCTCCTACAAAGAGCTCACGCCCACGGAAGTGGAGCGCTTTTTCAAACAAGAGGCCGCCAAGCCCCGCTTGGAGCGAAAACCCGCTGGTGATGAAGGGGACGATGAAGCCCCCCGCCGTCCTGCCAGCCGTGGTCGTGAATCAGCACCTCGCGAACAGCGTGCCAAAAAGAAAAGCGGCCCTCCCGGACGCTTCTCTGCCGAGGAAAAACCCTCCCGTTTCAAGCCCAAGTCCAAAACTTTCAGCCCACGCTCACGCTCAGGTGAAACGGGGCAGGGCGAAAGACCACGGGGGCGTTCAGGTCCGCCAGCTCGCCGTCCAGCTCCACGGGGGCCTCGGCGTGGTCCGTCGTCACGGTAA
- a CDS encoding small basic protein: protein MSQHSSLKSSGSVGTKRSVLKRGERIKLLKSRGQWKDGRLPLNLPKTKPE, encoded by the coding sequence ATGTCCCAGCATAGCAGCCTCAAGTCCTCCGGCTCCGTCGGCACCAAGCGCAGTGTCCTGAAGCGTGGTGAGCGCATCAAGCTCCTCAAGTCCCGTGGTCAGTGGAAAGACGGCCGTCTGCCGCTTAACCTGCCGAAGACCAAGCCGGAATAA
- the gatB gene encoding Asp-tRNA(Asn)/Glu-tRNA(Gln) amidotransferase subunit GatB, protein MPKYIVTIGLEVHAQLTTRSKMFCACPVEYGAEPNTHTCPTCLGLPGALPVLNQDAIEKTILTGLMLGCTTPPVVNWDRKNYFYPDMPKNYQITQMPFPLCLGGGVPLYDLAYPKDAQKSIANPGKVVKLTRIHLEEDVGKSTHYDKFSALDFNRAGTPLMEIVSEPDIDSAEEAFAYITSLRQILIYGGVSDADMEKGNLRCDVNISVRPEGQKELGVKIELKNINSMSAVRRAIKAETERQIDVLEGRNPEKLVQSTRRWDDDRGETTLMRSKEDAHDYRYFPDPDLLPVRTADLVAKVKSQVPELPHEKRARFEKDYGCSAYDAGVLSSEKELASWYEAAVAADTKVPAKKIANWVINDLLGVLNERSLTITECPVKPDALSALVATVEAGSISNNQAKEVFAEMFESGKPAAEIIKAKGFEQVSDTGALEAIVEQILAANPDKVAEVKGGNEKAMNWFTGQAMKASQGKANPKMVTEIVRKKVLG, encoded by the coding sequence ATGCCCAAGTACATCGTCACCATCGGCCTTGAAGTTCACGCGCAGCTCACCACGCGCAGCAAGATGTTCTGCGCTTGTCCGGTGGAGTATGGGGCGGAGCCAAACACCCACACCTGCCCCACTTGCCTGGGCCTGCCGGGTGCCCTGCCGGTGCTGAACCAGGACGCCATCGAGAAGACCATCCTCACCGGTCTCATGCTCGGCTGCACCACGCCGCCCGTGGTGAACTGGGACCGCAAAAACTACTTCTACCCGGACATGCCCAAGAACTACCAGATCACGCAGATGCCCTTCCCGCTCTGCCTCGGCGGTGGTGTGCCGCTGTATGATCTGGCCTACCCCAAGGACGCACAAAAGAGCATCGCCAATCCTGGCAAGGTCGTGAAGCTCACCCGCATCCACTTGGAGGAAGACGTCGGCAAGTCCACCCACTACGACAAATTCTCCGCCCTCGACTTCAATCGTGCTGGCACCCCGCTGATGGAGATCGTCAGCGAGCCCGACATCGACAGCGCCGAGGAGGCCTTTGCCTACATCACCAGCCTGCGCCAGATCCTCATCTACGGCGGCGTCAGCGACGCCGACATGGAAAAGGGCAACCTCCGCTGCGACGTGAACATCTCCGTGCGCCCCGAGGGCCAGAAGGAGCTCGGCGTGAAGATCGAGCTCAAAAACATCAATTCCATGTCCGCCGTCCGTCGCGCCATCAAGGCCGAGACCGAGCGCCAGATCGATGTTCTCGAAGGCCGTAATCCCGAGAAACTCGTCCAGAGCACCCGCCGCTGGGACGATGATCGCGGCGAGACCACCCTCATGCGCAGCAAGGAAGACGCGCACGACTACCGCTATTTCCCCGACCCCGACCTCCTCCCTGTGCGCACCGCAGACCTCGTCGCCAAGGTCAAATCCCAGGTCCCTGAGCTGCCGCATGAAAAGCGCGCGCGCTTCGAGAAAGACTACGGCTGCAGCGCCTACGATGCCGGCGTGCTCTCCAGCGAAAAAGAGCTCGCCTCCTGGTATGAGGCCGCCGTGGCCGCAGACACCAAGGTGCCCGCCAAGAAGATCGCCAACTGGGTCATCAATGATCTCCTCGGCGTGCTCAATGAGCGCTCCCTCACCATCACCGAATGCCCGGTCAAGCCGGACGCGCTCAGCGCCCTCGTTGCCACGGTGGAGGCCGGCAGCATCTCCAACAACCAGGCCAAGGAGGTCTTTGCCGAAATGTTCGAGTCCGGCAAACCCGCCGCCGAGATCATCAAGGCCAAGGGCTTCGAGCAGGTCAGCGACACCGGCGCTCTGGAGGCCATCGTCGAGCAGATCCTAGCCGCCAACCCCGACAAAGTCGCCGAAGTCAAAGGCGGCAACGAAAAGGCCATGAACTGGTTCACCGGCCAGGCCATGAAAGCCAGCCAGGGCAAGGCCAATCCCAAAATGGTCACCGAGATCGTCCGCAAGAAGGTGCTCGGCTGA